DNA sequence from the Amblyraja radiata isolate CabotCenter1 unplaced genomic scaffold, sAmbRad1.1.pri S109, whole genome shotgun sequence genome:
gaaaaatgttcccaatgttgagcgagtccagaaccaggggccaaacacagtcttagaataaaggggaggccatttaaggctgaggtgagaaaacactttttcaaccggagagttgtgtgaatttgtggaattccctgccacagagggcaatggaggccaaatcactggatgtatttaagagggagttagatagagctcttggggctagtgcagtcaagggatatgaggagaaggcaggcacgggttattgaatggggccgatcagccatgatcatattgatcggcccttgtggctaaggggatcagagtgtatggagagaaggcaggtacgggatactgagttggatgatcagccatgatcatattgaatggcggtgcaggctcgaagggccgaatggcctactcctgcacctaatttctatgtttctatgtttctatgatcacaatgaatggcggtgctggctcgaatggctgaatggcctcctcctgcacctattgtctatggttctatgtttttatgtcacTGAGACCCCCCGCTCCGCactaccccctctctctgtctctgtgaatCCCGCCCCGTACAATCCTCTCTGCCGTCTCTCTAACTCCTCTTCCCGTTTCCCCGCAGCCCGGCCGACTAACACCGGAACGGCACTCCTGGTGCGCGCCGGGGATGCCCAGGTGGCCGTAGCCAGCTGCAAGTCGTCGGGGGGCAAGCCAATGCCccgcatcgcctggcgcggcgcgGTGATGCACAACATGGCGTTAGGGGTGGTGTCGAATGTCGAAGGGCTTTTCTCCGTCACCGGGATGTTCCACGCCGTTCCCACCGGCCTCATGGATGGAGAGGAGGTGGAGTGTATCGTGACGCATCAGACGTTCGAACAACCGCAGGTCATCCCCGTCACCCTCCGCTTTCAGTGTGAGTataccccccccatccccctccccctgtctGTACGGGCTTTCCCAAGgtgttccgctttcctcccacactccacaaggACTTGCGGGTTTGCcggtttgcgggttaattggcttcggtaaggattgtaaattgtcccctagtgtgtgtgtgtgtgtgtgtgtgtgtgtgtgtgtgtgtgtgtgtgtgtgtgtgtgtgtgtgtgtgtgtgtgtgtgtgtgtgtgtgtgtgtgtgtgtgtgtgtgtttgtgtgtgtgtgtgtgtgtgtgtgtgtgtgtgtgtgtgtgtgtgtgtgtgagtgtgtgtgtgtgtgtgtgtgtctgtctgtctgtctgtctgtctgtctgtctgtctgtctgtctgtctgtctgtctgtctgtctgtctgtctgtctctctctctgtctgtctgtctgtctgtctgtctgtctgtctgtctgtctgtctgtctgtctgtctgtctttctgtctatctatctatctatctatctatctatctatctatctatctatctatctatctatcaatctatctatctatctatctgcctacctacctacctacctacctacctatctatctatctatctatctatctatctatctatctatctatctatctatctatctatctatctatctatctatctatctatctatctatctatctatctatctatctatctatctatctacctacctacctatctatctatctatttatctatctatctatctatctatctatctatctatctaatattgtgtgtgtgtgtgtgtgtgtgtgtgtgtgtgtgtgtgtgtgtgtgtgtgtgtgtgtgtgtgtgtgtgtgtgtgtgtgtgtttgtgtgtatgtgtgtgtgtgtgtgtgtgtgtgtgtgtgtgtgtgtgtgtgtgtgtgtgtgtgtgtgtgtgggtgtgtggtgtggacaggctagatgcaggatgattgttcccgatgttgtcccgaagtccagaacaaggggtcacacacacagtttaaggataagagggaaatcttttaggactgagatgagaaaaacattttttgcacacacagagagtggtgaatctgtggatgttTCTGCttcagtaggtagttgaggtcacagttcattggctatatttaacagggagttagatgtggccgtcccttgtggctaacgggatcggggggtatggagataaggcaggtatgtctctgtgtgtgtgcgggACTCGCTGATCGGTCTCAGGATTCGCATTCGAGATTCAGGAATTACAGAGAGAGGGGGTGTCggggccggtggggagggggtcagggtgacggggagagagagtgacggGTCGCCCTCTCTCCACAGACCCGCCCATTGTGACCATTGAGGGCTATGACGGCGACTGGTTCCTCAATCGTGAGCACGCCTCCATCACCTGTAACGTGAAAGCCAATCCCACCGCGCACACCTACAGCTGGAAAATGTgagtcttccccccctctccccccgtcccTACACCCGCTCTCACTGTCCGCCCTGACTCCCTTCTGATGAGAGCGATCGTagatagagcgagagagagagatagagagagagcagagaagagagctatatctctctctctctcgctctctctctctctctctctctctctctctctctctctatctctctctctctctctctctctctctctcttctctctcgctctttctctctttctctctctctgtctgtctctctctgtatctatgtctctctgtgtgtctctctttctctgtccgtctctctgctctctgtctgtctctctgtctctctctgtctctctctgtctctctctctctcactgtctctctctgtctgcctgtctctctctgtatctctgtctctgtctctctttctgtctctatcTGTATATCTGTAtcgctgtccctctctctgtctctttctctctccctgtctctctctgtctctgtctgtctttctctgtatctctgtctctgtccctctctgtctctctctgcctctctgtatctgtctctctgtctctctgtctctctctcgctccccgcATGGCAGGAATGGCCGGGAGATTCCCACCTCCATCAGGGTGGTCGGGCACCAGCTGACCGTGGACAGCGTGAGCTGCAACGTCCACGGGACATTcacctgcacggccaacaactccCTGGGGACATCGAGTGGCAGCGTGGACATTGTCGTCAGAGGTAGGACATGCTCCCACCCGCCTCACCAAAATCACCCTCCTCAGCCCTGTCTCCCTACTCTCCGAGCGATACCCTCGGGAAGGTGGGATACCATCGCACCTGCACTTGGCCATTGAgtcacacaggcccttcagcccaacttgcccacactagccaacatgccAATAGACAAGAGATGCCGgaataagccattcagcccttccagccagcaccgtctttcaatgtgatcttggccgatcatcccctttcctgacttctccccatataccttgactcctCAATCTCTAAGATCCCTATCTAACGCCACATGCACTAGTTGTAGACCAGgataatcgaagaccagaggacataggtttaaggtgaaggggaaaagattgaataggaatctgaggggtaacatttccacacagaggatggtgagtgtatggaacgagctgccggaggaggtagttgaggctgggactatcccaacgtttaagaaacagttggacaggtacatggatagggctggTTTGGACGGATATAGGCcagacgcgggcaggtgggactagaatagATGGGGAATATTGGTCGGCatagtcaagttgggccgaaggacccgtttccacagaGTCACAATtcgctgggtgaaaaggtttttcctcatctcagacttaaatggccgaccccttaattttaaactgtgtgtgacccctggttctggactcccccaacttgaagaacatttttctgcatctagcctgtccaaacgcttgaacattgaatatgtttctataaggtcgcctctcatctttctaaattccagtgaatacaagcacagtcgacccattcgttcctcatatgtcagtcccgccatcccgggcattaacctggtgaatctgttGCTGTTTCTGTATTTGCGTTATCTTTAGCCGCTGTTCCAGAGACTGGTCTCACTCCTGTCGCCATCGCTGGCATCATTTTCGGCCTAATTGCTGCCTGTTTGACCGGCGTGGTCGGCGGTTGGCTGATCGCCAGGAAGACAAGCTGGTAAACGCGTTTGCCGCAGATTTTTTAGCTTCGACCTTTGATATTGGCCAGGGATATTTTCCCAAACTGACCATAAAAtccgaggtggacaaaaatgctggagaaactcagcgggtgaggcagcatctatggagcgaaggcattggtgacgtttcgggtcgagacccttcttcagactgatgtgggggtgggagtggggtgggagtgggagggtattaagaaaggaagaggcggaaacagtgGACTGTGGGAAAGCTGGCGAGAGAAGGggcaggagggagaaagcagggactacgtgAAATTGGAGGtctatgttcataccgctggggtgtaaactacccaagcggaatatgaggtgctgctcctccactttgcggtgggactcactctggccatggaggaggcccaggaccgaaaggtcggattgggaacgggggtggggggtgcaAAGGCGTTGGAGATTTATCTCTGTAAACTGCGCCAATGGTGGAGGTAATGCAATATAGTGCGGCGTGTTACATCCGTATtctgagatgtgtgtgtgtgtgtgagggggggggggggaggtgcattTGGGGAAGTATGTATATAGTTACAGATTAATATagatttactagaccaagtgcagacccgttggttctgctcccccaatgcagccctccctacctgtagcccccacgggagacgtggtcctccaactcaagccggtcccaaacataagattccagcactcagctgtttttaaatggcgtctttgaggcgagagtcgggcgccagcagccgttatggggggagaaggattttattaaaaatgtgtacataaacacgacgaaatttaatcatgagtggatacttggaatgaaaaatgaaatctctaccgaaatgtaaAACATCTCGACGTTTCTGCttctggcgtagcaacgaatcaaaggctggcacccacaagtcaagcagaaacacacacagacagacagacagacagacagacagacagacagacagacagacagacagacagacagacagacagacagacagacagacagacagacagacagacagacagacagacagacagacagacagacagacagacagacagacagacagacagacagacagacagacagacagacagacagacagacagacagacacagacagacagacagacagacagacagacaggcagacagacagacagacagacagacagacagacagacagacagacagacagacagacagatagaaatacagatagatagatagatggatagatagatagacagacagacagacagacagagagatagatagatagatagatagatagatagatagatagagatagatagatagatagatagatagatagatagatagatagatagatagatagatagatagatagatagatagatagatggatagatagatagatagatagatagatagatagatagatagatagatagatagatagatagatagatagatagatagatagatagatagatagatagatagatagatagatagatagatagatagatagatagatagatagatagatagatagatagatagatagatagatagatagagtgatacagcgcggatacaggcccgtcgacccaacttgcccgcaccagccaacatgtcccagctacactagtcccacctgttcgcggtatatggtccatatccctccaaaccggtcatACACATATATCGGTCTAactgctgggatagtccctgcctcaaccgccatctctcgcagcttgttccatacaccctccaccctttgtattcctctcacgattttattcacctctacgAGATCAGAAgaatacagttgctgcctcacagcgccagagacccgggttcgatcccgactacgggtgctgtctgtacggagtttgtacgttctccccgtgagctgcgtgggttttcaccaagttctccggtttcctcccacactccgaagacgtgaaggtttgtaggttaaacgccttggtataagtgtaaattgtccagagtctgtgtaggatagtgttagtgtgcgtagatcgctggtctgcgcggactcggcgggccgaagggcctgtttccgcgctgtatatctccaACTGAACTAACCTATAAGTTGACATTATttcctgtatatatttatttaggCTGAAAGCCGAAGCCGGGACGAAATGCGACGCGAACAGGAGTCCAATGGGACAGAGTGAGTGAATTCTGAGTgaaccccagaattaaaggatgtctctttaggaaggagatgaggaggaatttctttagccagagtgtggtgaatcggtggaattcgttgccacagacggctgtggaggccacaagtcagtggatatttttaaggcagagatagatagattgttgatcagtgcgggtgtcaggggttatggggagaaggcaggagaatggtgtttggagggagagaacgatcagccgtgatttaatggcggagtagacaggatgggccgaatggcctcattctgcttctatcactcatGAAGTTATGACCTTTTGATTCTCAAGTG
Encoded proteins:
- the LOC116969130 gene encoding nectin-2-like codes for the protein MELPPLTALAFCLVISTGSLAQHVSVEQSVSGLLGTQLALRCQLVDPGKTVTVTQVAWVKDPSGAKTNLAVYNTTRGTTYPSKTGKRIVFRKPSLVDATLVIKRLQLKDDGNYSCQFATTPGGNQAGTTKLTVLARPTNTGTALLVRAGDAQVAVASCKSSGGKPMPRIAWRGAVMHNMALGVVSNVEGLFSVTGMFHAVPTGLMDGEEVECIVTHQTFEQPQVIPVTLRFQYPPIVTIEGYDGDWFLNREHASITCNVKANPTAHTYSWKMNGREIPTSIRVVGHQLTVDSVSCNVHGTFTCTANNSLGTSSGSVDIVVRATSATAAGNGLGSYENLPGNKQVGTMFSFMR